Proteins co-encoded in one Anguilla anguilla isolate fAngAng1 chromosome 16, fAngAng1.pri, whole genome shotgun sequence genomic window:
- the LOC118214828 gene encoding dual oxidase maturation factor 1-like isoform X1, which yields MTFSTILYPFYHGQRTPFIFGLNLLTVILVFLVFAIIFLLILPGIRGKSRLFWMCRVLVSLFIGAVIVAVNFTSDWAAASMKTNTTYKSFSSGFVNAEIGLHVGLSGINVTLTGNPVTQLNETIDYNEMFKWTDSLDEDYTEALERGLPNPILYIAEKFTAGSPCGFNFQYLYSGKYASATMWTAFCCWLVANILFSMPVILYAGCMMVATAAFIFFSLASFSTIQNLPLCVFAIGTASFEIEYSSSFWLALATGVLCALIGILVIMLDCLIPEKMKGAFSVGVDDDDDDDEDYTCLAEGYLNSNFLEGVTTTFAGNKMTEDTSEKITLQSYKKKKHAC from the exons ATGACATTTTCCACCATCCTCTATCCATTTTACCACGGGCAAAGAACCCCTTTCATCTTTGGCCTCAACCTGCTCACAGTCATACTGGTGTTTTTGGTCTTTGCCATTATTTTCCTTCTTATTCTTCCAGGAATACGTGGTAAATCG cgACTGTTCTGGATGTGCCGAGTACTTGTCAGTTTATTCATTGGCGCTGTTATTGTGG ctgtcaACTTCACAAGTGACTGGGCCGCAGCCAGTATGAAGACCAACACCACGTACAAGTCCTTCAGCAGTGGTTTTGTGAACGCTGAGATTGGACTACATGTAGGACTCTCAGGAATCAACGTCACACTTACAG GAAACCCAGTGACGCAGCTGAATGAGACCATAGACTACAACGAAATGTTCAAGTGGACAGATAGTTTAGACGAGGACTACACAGAGGCCTTGGAGAGGGGCCTTCCCAACCCCATCCTGTATATCGCAGAGAAGTTCACCGCAGGCAGCCCCTGCGGCTTCAACTTCCAGTACCTATACTCTGGAAAATATGCCTCTGCCACCATGTG gaCAGCGTTCTGCTGTTGGCTAGTTGCCAATATTCTCTTCTCTATGCCCGTAATCCTCTACGCTGGTTGCATGATGGTTGCCACGGCAGCGTTCATCTTCTTCTCTCTGGCCTCGTTCTCCACCATACAGAACCTCCcgttgtgtgtttttgctaTAGGGACGGCCTCTTTTGAGATAGAATACAGCAGTTCATTTTGGCTGGCACTGGCCACAG GTGTGTTGTGTGCTCTTATTGGCATTCTGGTGATTATGCTGGACTGTTTGATCCCAGAGAAGATGAAGGGAGCTTtcagtgtgggtgtggatgatgatgatgatgatgatgaagattaTACTTGTTTGGCAGAAGGCTACCTAAATTCCAACTTTCTTGAAGGAGTGACCACCACCTTTGCT GGAAACAAAATGACAGAGGACACATCagaaaaaataactttgcaGTCTTATAAG aagaaaaaacatgcatgctga
- the duox gene encoding dual oxidase 2, which produces MDLRNSAPCFFAELLVILMIKTTCCLSSITWEVQRFDGWYNNLANHNRGAAGSPLTRLLPARYSDGVYQPLDEPQLPNTREVSNVAMSGPSGWPSMRNKTVLSVFFGYHVVFEIVDSRHSGCPPEFMDISVPKGDPVFDPNATGKTLLPFQRGQWAKDTSQSPNNPRTQVNHVTAWIDGSSIYGSSSSWCDALRSFSGGRLAMAPLQNLPRQSDHLYFMWNSADPSTGEHGRHGLYEFGNARGNENVFTVAEGIIWFRYHNYLASEMQVQHPSWSDEELFQNARKRVIATFQNIVFYEWLPVYLGSETVPSYPGYQKYVDPGISPEFQAAAMRFGSTMVPPGVYMRNRTCHYRHIINIDGSTAPALRVCNSFWNRKNPNLQVSQDVDDLIMGMASQIAEREDNIIVEDLRDYMYGPLLFSRTDLVALTIQRGRDSGLPSYNQARVALNLKPVTRWEEINPELNRTSPQLFQDLAALYGNDISKLELFPGGLLESWGAPGPVFSSIILDQFLRIRNGDRFWFENVQNGLFTSEEIEAVRDTTFHDVLIAVTSAEPGDIQKNVFLWEDGDPCPQPQQIHVNHLQPCTNATTLDYFEGSQAGYGITIAALILLPFVCFLFAGLVAYFRKSKFKRFQKMQRAVDSKEELAVGISAAEWQGPKEALRPVALDLDSQRRLLVMDASGSSTLRSLQLGGQSQLDIVLSNNLHQRALLLKVPKEYDLVLFFEDESKRAEFVGRLQCGTPEEELGVAVREMREQELLKEAVTREQRAKIVETFFRHAFAQVLDIEKSDAGDLSAVPCSRTREALQCELTAAELANALGLKPDSLFVDSMFTLADKDGNGYLSFQEFLDVIVIFMKGSPEEKSKLLFTMHDISGDGFLSKEEFSRLLRSFIEISSNCLSKSQADRAIEAMLEAAGFDNKEHITWEDFHFLLRDHEKELQFAQLNVKGMEMQGRRRPHRSQRVSFITTGVLQTNMDNNLTYGSQGKEGPELRRRLPKKAGFSSPHVYVKPRRERYNRSRLQQRIQQFKRFVENYRRHIVCFAIICGITAGVALERCLHYGLLASASGLPETSAVGIIVARGSAAAISFLFPYMLLTVCRNLITLGRETFLNRYIPFDAAIDLHRWMAMAAIVLTVVHTLGHAVNIYIFSICNLSILACLFPKVFFNDGSELPQKWSWWFFQTVPGMTGILLLFVLAVLYVFASRYFRRISFRGFWITHKLYVLVYTLTVVHGSFALLQQPRFYIYLIPPAILFLLDKLISLNRKKVEIPVVKAELLPSGVTYLEFKRPQGFVYRSGQWVRIACLVLGTDEYHPFTLTSAPHEKNLSLHIRAVGPWTTQLREVYAPDMLKQLGENPKLYLDGPFGEGHQEWKSFEVSVLVGGGIGVTPFASILKDLVFKSSVKFRVQCKKVYFIWVTRTQRQFEWVSDIIREVEEQDTQELVSVHIYITQLAEKFDLRTTMLYVCERHFQKVCNRSLFTGLRSVTHFGRPPFLSFLSSLQEVHPEVGKIGVFSCGPPGLTKNVEKACQQMNKRDQTHFMHHFENF; this is translated from the exons ATGGATTTGCGTAATTCAGCACCGTGCTTCTTCGCCGAATTACTGGTAATATTAATGATCAAAACCACAT GTTGTCTGTCCAGTATCACTTGGGAAGTGCAACGCTTTGATGGTTGGTATAATAATTTGGCCAATCACAATCGAGGTGCTGCAG GTTCTCCTCTCACGCGCCTTCTTCCTGCACGATATTCGGACGGCGTGTATCAGCCTCTCGACGAGCCCCAGTTACCTAATACACGCGAGGTCAGCAATGTTGCCATGAGTGGCCCTTCTGGTTGGCCCTCCATGCGGAACAAGACTGTCCTCTCAGTATTTTTTG GTTACCACGTTGTATTTGAGATTGTCGACTCCAGACATTCTGGCTGCCCGCCAGAATTTATGGACATTTCGGTTCCAAAAGGTGATCCTGTTTTTGATCCCAATGCTACCGGAAAGACCCTGCTTCCATTCCAGCGGGGCCAGTGGGCCAAAGACACCAGCCAGAGCCCCAACAACCCCCGTACACAG GTAAACCATGTGACCGCCTGGATAGACGGAAGCTCCATCTACGGATCGTCCAGTTCCTGGTGTGATGCCCTGCGGAGCTTCTCGGGCGGCCGCTTGGCCATGGCGCCTCTGCAGAACCTCCCCAGGCAGTCTGACCATCTCTACTTTATGTGGAACTCCGCAGACCCCTCTACTGGAGAGCATGGGAGGCATGGGCTCTATG aaTTTGGGAATGCCAGGGGCAATGAGAATGTGTTCACAGTGGCAGAGGGGATTATCTGGTTTAGATACCACAATTACCTGGCCTCCGAGATGCAAGTACAACACCCGTCGTGGTCAGATGAAGAACTGTTTCAAAATGCCAGGAAAAGGGTTATTGCCACATTCCAG aatattgtattttatgaatGGCTGCCAGTCTACCTGGGGAGTGAGACTGTACCTTCCTACCCTG GATACCAGAAATATGTGGATCCTGGGATCTCACCAGAATTTCAGGCAGCTGCCATGAGGTTTGGATCCACTATGGTTCCCCCTGGTGTTTACATGAG GAACAGGACCTGCCACTATCGGCACATTATCAATATCGATGGAAGCACCGCTCCAGCCCTACGCGTGTGCAACAGCTTCTGGAACAGGAAG AACCCGAACCTGCAGGTGAGCCAGGATGTGGATGACCTCATCATGGGCATGGCCTCGCAGATTGCAGAGAGAGAAGACAACATCATTGTGGAAGATTTAAGAG ATTACATGTACGGTCCTTTACTGTTCTCCCGAACTGACCTGGTGGCCCTGACCATCCAGAGGGGCAGGGACTCTGGTCTGCCCAGCTACAACCAGGCCCGCGTGGCATTGAACCTAAAGCCAGTCACCAGGTGGGAGGAAATCAACCCAGAGCTGAACCGGACTAGTCCACAG TTGTTCCAGGATCTGGCTGCACTCTATGGTAATGACATTTCCAAACTGGAGCTGTTCCCAGGGGGGCTCCTGGAGTCCTGGGGGGCCCCGGGGCCTGTTTTCTCCTCCATAATTCTCGACCAGTTTCTGCGCATCAGGAATGGAGACCGCTTTTGGTTTGAGAATGTtcaaaatgg tttgttCACATCTGAGGAGATAGAAGCCGTTCGTGATACCACCTTCCACGATGTGCTAATCGCTGTTACCAGCGCAGAACCAGGGGACATCCAGAAGAATGTTTTCCTGTGGGAAGACG GTGATCCCTGTCCACAGCCTCAGCAGATACATGTAAATCACCTCCAGCCCTGCACCAACGCCACCACCCTCGACTACTTTGAAGGCAGCCAAGCTGGATATGGGATCACTATTGCGGCCTTGATACTCCTACCTTTCG TATGTTTTCTCTTTGCTGGTCTGGTGGCTTATTTCCGTAAGTCCAAGTTCAAGAGGTTTCAGAAGATGCAGCGGGCTGTAGATAGCAAAGAGGAACTGGCTGTGGGAATCTCAG CTGCTGAGTGGCAGGGCCCTAAAGAAGCCCTGCGGCCTGTGGCCCTGGATCTGGACTCGCAGAGAAGGCTGCTGGTAATGGACGCCAGTGGCAGCAGCACCCTCCGCTCCCTCCAGCTGGGAGGCCAGAGTCAGCTGGACATTGTCCTCTCCAACAACCTCCATCAACGGGCCCTGCTGCTCAAAGTCCCCAAAGAGTATGACCTG GTGCTGTTTTTTGAGGACGAGAGCAAACGTGCTGAGTTTGTGGGACGTCTGCAGTGTGGCACGCCTGAAGAGGAGCTGGGCGTGGCCGTGAGGGAGATGAGGGAGCAGGAGCTGCTGAAGGAGGCCGTGACCAGAGAGCAGAGGGCAAAGATCGTGGAAACCTTCTTCAGGCACGCCTTCGCACAG GTCCTGGATATTGAGAAAAGTGATGCGGGGGATCTGAGTGCCGTACCATGCAGTAGGACCAGGGAAGCTCTCCAGTGTGAGCTTACGGCTGCTGAGCTCGCTAATGCCTTGGGCCTAAAGCCTGACTCTCTCTTTGTGGACTCCATGTTCACTCTGGCTGACAAGGACGGCAATGGCTACCTTTCCTTCCAGGAATTCCTGGATGTCATCGTCATCTTCATGAAAG GTTCCCCTGAGGAAAAGTCCAAGCTTCTGTTCACTATGCATGACATTAGTGGAGATGGTTTCCTGTCCAAAGAGGAGTTCTCCAGATTACTGAG GTCTTTCATCGAAATCTCCAGCAACTGCCTCTCCAAGAGCCAGGCGGATAGGGCCATCGAGGCCATGCTGGAAGCCGCTGGCTTCGACAACAAGGAACACATCACCTGGGAGGACTTCCACTTCCTGCTGCGCGACCACGAGAAGGAGCTGCAGTTCGCTCAGCTCAATGTCAAAG GTATGGAGATGCAGGGCAGAAGGCGACCCCACAGGAGCCAGCGCGTGTCCTTCATCACCACAGGAGT TCTACAGACCAACATGGACAATAATTTGACCTACGGCAGTCAGGGGAAAGAGGGGCCAGAACTGCGCAGGAGATTGCCGAAAAa AGCAGGGTTCAGCAGTCCACATGTGTACGTGAAGCCCCGGAGAGAGAGGTACAACAGGAGCCGGCTGCAGCAGAGGATCCAGCAGTTCAAGCGCTTTGTGGAGAACTACCGTCGCCACATCGTCTGCTTCGCCATCATATGTGGAATCACTGCCGGTGTGGCTCTGGAGAGATGCCTCc ACTATGGTTTACTGGCATCGGCCAGTGGCCTCCCGGAAACCAGTGCAGTGGGCATCATTGTCGCCCGCGGCTCGGCTGCTGCCatctccttcctcttcccctACATGCTGCTGACCGTCTGCCGCAACCTCATCACCCTGGGCCGTGAGACCTTCCTTAACCGCTACATCCCCTTCGACGCTGCCATCGACCTCCACCGCTGGATGGCCATGGCCGCCATCGTTCTCACAG TTGTTCACACCCTGGGTCATGCGGTCAATATCTACATCTTCTCTATCTGCAATCTCAGCATCCTtgcctgtctgtttcccaaAGTTTTTTTCAATGATGG GTCTGAACTTCCACAGAAGTGGTCCTGGTGGTTCTTTCAGACAGTTCCAG GCATGACCGGTATTTTGTTGCTTTTCGTCTTGGCCGTCTTGTACGTCTTCGCCTCACGATACTTTCGCCGTATCAGTTTCCGTGGGTTCTGGATCACCCATAAGCTCTATGTGCTTGTCTACACTTTG ACTGTCGTCCATGGTAGCTTCGCTCTCCTCCAACAGCCTCGATTCTACATCTACCTGATCCCACCTGCCATCCTCTTCCTTCTGGACAAGCTCATAAGCCTCAACAGGAAGAAGGTGGAGATCCCTGTGGTCAAAGCTGAGCTGCTTCCCTCAG GTGTGACCTACCTGGAGTTTAAGCGTCCTCAGGGCTTTGTGTACCGGTCGGGACAGTGGGTGCGGATAGCATGTCTGGTCCTGGGCACAGACGAGTATCACCCCTTCACTCTGACCTCGGCCCCCCATGAGAAGAATCTGAGCCTGCACATTCGAGCGGTGGGGCCTTGGACCACTCAGCTGCGTGAGGTCTATGCCCCCGATATGCTAAAACAGCTGGGGGAGAACCCAAAG CTTTATCTGGACGGGCCCTTTGGGGAGGGGCATCAGGAGTGGAAGAGCTTTGAGGTGTCTGTCCTGGTGGGTGGTGGGATAGGGGTCACTCCATTTGCCTCCATCCTCAAAGACCTGGTGTTCAAGTCCTCAGTGAAGTTCAGGGTTCAGTGCAAAAAA GTGTACTTCATCTGGGTAACTCGTACCCAGAGACAGTTTGAGTGGGTATCTGACATCATCAGGGAGGTGGAAGAGCAGGACACCCAGGAGCTGGTCTCTGTCCACATCTACATCACACAGCTGGCTGAGAAGTTTGACTTGCGGACCACCATGCTG
- the LOC118214828 gene encoding dual oxidase maturation factor 1-like isoform X2 — MTFSTILYPFYHGQRTPFIFGLNLLTVILVFLVFAIIFLLILPGIRGKSRLFWMCRVLVSLFIGAVIVAVNFTSDWAAASMKTNTTYKSFSSGFVNAEIGLHVGLSGINVTLTGNPVTQLNETIDYNEMFKWTDSLDEDYTEALERGLPNPILYIAEKFTAGSPCGFNFQYLYSGKYASATMWTAFCCWLVANILFSMPVILYAGCMMVATAAFIFFSLASFSTIQNLPLCVFAIGTASFEIEYSSSFWLALATGVLCALIGILVIMLDCLIPEKMKGAFSVGVDDDDDDDEDYTCLAEGYLNSNFLEGVTTTFAGNKMTEDTSEKITLQSYKQKKKHAC, encoded by the exons ATGACATTTTCCACCATCCTCTATCCATTTTACCACGGGCAAAGAACCCCTTTCATCTTTGGCCTCAACCTGCTCACAGTCATACTGGTGTTTTTGGTCTTTGCCATTATTTTCCTTCTTATTCTTCCAGGAATACGTGGTAAATCG cgACTGTTCTGGATGTGCCGAGTACTTGTCAGTTTATTCATTGGCGCTGTTATTGTGG ctgtcaACTTCACAAGTGACTGGGCCGCAGCCAGTATGAAGACCAACACCACGTACAAGTCCTTCAGCAGTGGTTTTGTGAACGCTGAGATTGGACTACATGTAGGACTCTCAGGAATCAACGTCACACTTACAG GAAACCCAGTGACGCAGCTGAATGAGACCATAGACTACAACGAAATGTTCAAGTGGACAGATAGTTTAGACGAGGACTACACAGAGGCCTTGGAGAGGGGCCTTCCCAACCCCATCCTGTATATCGCAGAGAAGTTCACCGCAGGCAGCCCCTGCGGCTTCAACTTCCAGTACCTATACTCTGGAAAATATGCCTCTGCCACCATGTG gaCAGCGTTCTGCTGTTGGCTAGTTGCCAATATTCTCTTCTCTATGCCCGTAATCCTCTACGCTGGTTGCATGATGGTTGCCACGGCAGCGTTCATCTTCTTCTCTCTGGCCTCGTTCTCCACCATACAGAACCTCCcgttgtgtgtttttgctaTAGGGACGGCCTCTTTTGAGATAGAATACAGCAGTTCATTTTGGCTGGCACTGGCCACAG GTGTGTTGTGTGCTCTTATTGGCATTCTGGTGATTATGCTGGACTGTTTGATCCCAGAGAAGATGAAGGGAGCTTtcagtgtgggtgtggatgatgatgatgatgatgatgaagattaTACTTGTTTGGCAGAAGGCTACCTAAATTCCAACTTTCTTGAAGGAGTGACCACCACCTTTGCT GGAAACAAAATGACAGAGGACACATCagaaaaaataactttgcaGTCTTATAAG cagaagaaaaaacatgcatgctga